The following proteins come from a genomic window of Misgurnus anguillicaudatus unplaced genomic scaffold, ASM2758022v2 HiC_scaffold_28, whole genome shotgun sequence:
- the LOC129418232 gene encoding 5-hydroxytryptamine receptor 1B, with amino-acid sequence MKSHYMSSGMERSGHFKPTPAHFDQVLNTSTGANVTLTPQTDGTDSSFAFQVTLALILGVLTLATILSNAFVIATISQSRKLQTPANFLIASLAVTDLLVSVLVMPICALYTVTHEWTLGQVICDIWLSSDITCCTASILHLCVIALDRYWAITDAVEYAKKRTQARAAGMVATAWIIAISISLPPFFWRQVKAGELTTCTVNTDHIFYTIYSTFGAFYIPTLLLIALYGRIYVEARKRILKQSPKKAGKRLTSAHLITNSPASVASTSPLHCSDTGSLGSDNQIRVTVSDSLLEKKRISAARERKATKTLGIILGAYIICWLPFFIYTLLLSLCPFCGFSQELFDFFTWLGYLNSLINPIIYTMSNDDFKKAFHKLMRFKYCRR; translated from the coding sequence ATGAAATCACACTACATGTCTTCTGGCATGGAGCGCAGCGGTCACTTCAAGCCAACACCTGCACATTTCGACCAGGTATTAAACACCTCGACCGGCGCAAATGTGACTTTAACACCCCAAACCGACGGAACCGATTCAAGTTTTGCTTTCCAAGTCACCTTAGCGTTAATTCTCGGCGTTTTAACTCTTGCAACTATATTAAGCAACGCGTTCGTCATCGCCACCATCTCGCAATCTAGGAAGCTTCAGACACCGGCGAACTTTTTGATCGCATCCCTTGCGGTCACGGACCTTCTGGTGTCGGTGCTCGTCATGCCCATTTGCGCGCTTTACACGGTCACTCACGAGTGGACTCTCGGGCAGGTTATCTGCGACATCTGGCTGTCCTCAGATATAACCTGTTGCACCGCGTCCATCCTTCACCTGTGCGTAATTGCTCTGGATCGATACTGGGCTATAACGGACGCGGTCGAGTATGCCAAGAAGCGTACCCAAGCGCGCGCCGCGGGGATGGTGGCGACCGCGTGGATCATCGCCATCTCCATCTCTCTCCCGCCTTTCTTCTGGCGACAGGTGAAGGCAGGGGAGCTGACCACCTGCACGGTGAACACGGACCACATCTTTTACACAATCTACTCCACGTTTGGGGCTTTCTACATCCCCACGCTGCTACTTATTGCGTTGTACGGGAGGATATACGTGGAGGCGAGGAAGCGCATCTTGAAACAGTCGCCCAAAAAAGCGGGGAAGAGACTCACTTCGGCACATCTGATCACGAATTCACCAGCATCCGTGGCTTCAACTTCTCCATTGCATTGCTCGGACACCGGCTCTCTGGGCAGTGATAATCAAATAAGAGTAACTGTATCAGACTCACTCTTGGAGAAAAAGCGAATATCGGCTGCCCGAGAGAGGAAAGCCACCAAAACGCTTGGCATCATATTAGGAGCTTATATTATTTGCTGGCTGCCGTTTTTCATCTACACATTACTCCTTTCTCTCTGTCCATTCTGTGGGTTTTCTCAAGAACTCTTTGACTTTTTCACATGGCTTGGCTACCTCAACTCATTGATCAACCCTATTATATACACCATGTCCAATGatgactttaaaaaagcttttcacAAACTCATGAGGTTTAAATATTGCAGACGTTAG